One Candidatus Kapaibacterium sp. genomic window carries:
- a CDS encoding ATP-binding protein: protein MDKETTLLKERIEKLEIENAILKKEQIEISQAKELYLKIFEEFPALIWRSRLDKLCDYFNKTWLEFTGRTMEQEFGNGWAEGVHPDDFDFCVQTYVTAFDKREAFLMEYRMKNKYGEYRWIRDFGRPFYDLDNSFLGYIGSCYDITEIKDNELRLIELNATKDKFFSIIAHDLKSPFNSIIGFSDYLFEEIKEKNYHKIGEIAGVISNSSKKAMDLLSNLMIWSQIESGRMPFSPKYLNISNLISDVLLLVKSTAEQKNIVIENRMPLDAQVFADSEMISTVLRNILTNAIKFSYPGGKISVLSSFHKNDLTITIIDNGVGISKERIDNIFTIGDNNSTHGTQNEKGTGLGLILCKEFIEKNNGKIWVESKEDLGTTFYFSLPTEQATSKRAEQLVEPVAEIHDATDKRLKILVVEDDETNYLHLSIILKNIAGKMLHSYSGTKAVEMAQSNPDIDVILMDIKIPGMDGYEATMQIRKFNKEVVIIAQTAYALQGDREKALAAGCDDYISKPVNKVDLLKLIKKYSEHETLVLTINN from the coding sequence ATGGATAAAGAAACTACATTATTAAAAGAAAGAATTGAAAAGCTTGAAATTGAGAATGCGATTCTTAAAAAAGAGCAAATTGAAATTTCTCAAGCAAAAGAATTGTACTTAAAAATTTTCGAAGAATTTCCTGCTTTGATTTGGCGTTCCCGTTTGGACAAATTATGTGACTATTTTAATAAGACATGGCTTGAATTCACAGGGAGAACAATGGAACAGGAATTCGGAAATGGTTGGGCAGAAGGTGTACATCCTGACGATTTTGATTTTTGCGTACAAACATATGTGACTGCCTTTGACAAAAGAGAAGCCTTTTTAATGGAATATCGCATGAAAAACAAATATGGCGAATATCGTTGGATACGTGATTTTGGGAGACCATTTTACGATTTAGATAATTCCTTCTTGGGATATATCGGCTCATGTTACGATATAACCGAAATCAAAGACAATGAATTAAGATTGATTGAATTGAATGCGACAAAAGATAAATTCTTCTCTATAATTGCTCACGATTTGAAATCACCATTCAATTCAATTATTGGATTTAGCGATTATTTGTTTGAAGAAATTAAAGAGAAAAACTATCACAAAATTGGTGAAATTGCAGGTGTCATATCAAATTCTTCTAAAAAGGCAATGGATTTATTATCCAACTTAATGATATGGTCGCAAATAGAATCCGGTAGAATGCCTTTTAGCCCTAAATACCTAAATATCTCCAATCTTATAAGCGATGTACTTTTGTTAGTAAAATCAACTGCTGAACAAAAAAATATCGTAATTGAAAACCGGATGCCTTTAGATGCTCAAGTTTTTGCAGATAGTGAGATGATAAGTACGGTATTGAGAAATATATTAACAAATGCCATAAAATTCAGCTATCCCGGAGGGAAAATATCAGTTCTATCCTCATTCCACAAAAATGATTTGACAATTACTATAATTGACAATGGAGTTGGAATATCTAAAGAAAGAATTGATAACATATTCACGATAGGTGATAATAATTCAACTCATGGTACTCAAAATGAAAAGGGAACCGGATTAGGATTAATTCTATGTAAAGAATTTATCGAAAAGAATAATGGAAAAATCTGGGTGGAATCAAAAGAGGACCTTGGAACAACGTTTTATTTCAGTTTGCCTACAGAACAAGCAACTTCTAAAAGGGCAGAACAATTAGTTGAGCCGGTAGCTGAAATACATGATGCAACAGATAAAAGGTTGAAAATTTTGGTTGTTGAGGATGATGAAACCAACTATTTGCACTTATCTATCATTTTAAAGAATATTGCAGGCAAAATGCTACATTCATATTCCGGAACAAAAGCTGTTGAAATGGCACAGTCAAATCCTGATATCGATGTTATTTTGATGGACATTAAAATTCCCGGCATGGATGGATACGAAGCCACAATGCAAATTCGAAAATTTAACAAAGAGGTTGTCATTATTGCACAAACCGCTTATGCCCTTCAAGGCGACCGGGAAAAAGCCCTTGCAGCCGGTTGCGACGATTACATCTCCAAACCAGTAAATAAGGTAGATTTGCTGAAATTGATAAAAAAATATTCAGAACATGAAACACTAGTTCTCACTATAAATAATTAA
- a CDS encoding PAS domain S-box protein codes for MYLKKELYSLIQSDESLFDFIQESSLDGLWYWDLENPENEWMNAKFWTVLGYNPDEMPHKSSAWQNIINQDDLKLASDNFTKHCENPNFPYDQIVRYTHKNGSTVWIRCRGMAIRDKDGKPIRMLGAHQDLSDIKNREQELIEASEKARESQEKYLAYYNNSPLSYQSLDENGCFIDINPMWSKTLGYERDEVIGKWYGDFLHPDYVEHFRMNFPAFKKRGYISDVEFKLRRKDNSYIYVSFEGCVGYTPEGDFKQTYCVFKDITEQKALENAIIAAKEKAEESEEKYKLLHENAGVGIGYYSSDGIILSFNQIAAKNMNGIPEDFIGKSIFDLFPKQSADFYFNRIQKAIVSNQSMVYEDFVQLPNEGKWFLSTFTKIVNSQNKVFGVQIISQDISVLKNTEIELQRAKEEAEESERELQFKNEEYEAINEELLQTYGELFVAKEKAEAGERELQCKSEEYEAINEELRLTNNELFLAKEKAEAGERELQCKSEEYEAINEELRLTNNELIAAKEKAEESETQTKSILQTAMDGFWIVDMESRIIDANEMACKMLGYSYEEMLELRISDIDSVETGEQTQKRILEIIEKGEARFESQHRRKNGKTIDVELSVKMHPAKNLAFVFIHDITKRKKAEIHLQEINENLIQKNAEIKLNNERLESLLKISQYSTNSIQELLDFALEEAIKLTNSKIGYIYFYQETTRQFILNTWSNDVMKECTVMNPQTVYDLDKTGCWGEAVRQRKPIVINNYQEVNPIKKGTPEGHVQLLKFLTIPVIMEGKIVAVAGVANKDTDYDNADIRQLTLLMDNVWKISEKLELVNNLERAKEKAEESENKLKSIFRAAPNGIGVLIDRTFVEVNPKVCEMTGYSSDELLGQDARFLYPTQEDYEFVGREKYKQIAKHGTGTVETRWQRKDGKILDVLLSSTPLDSNDLSKGVTFTVLDISKQKAAQSELQKLSSAVTQSPDSIIITDKEGKIDYVNPKFTQLTGYEKEEVLGKNPRILKSGEQPESYYKELWDTILAGNDWHGDLLNKKKNGELFWESANISPLVNHEGEITHFVSVKEDITERKKNEELLKHHSELQQILLKIASEYIHVRLDDFEKSVNESLEEMGRFAKADRAYIFEYNWGKEQLTNTHEWCAENIIPQKNVLQNLPVQNLPILVEKHLQGEDVFISDINSLPEDSNLRRIMKEQEIKSLITLPMMDGKDCIGFVGFDWVKSQHEYSDEEKLLLSLFAQMLVNVKSRLTLEQNLIIEKEKAEESDRLKSAFLANMSHEIRTPMNGILGFTELLLDPDLTSEEKEEYISIVKQSGQRMLNTVNDIVEISRIEAGIVTVVLKEVDVQQRLAEIIRFFTTEAINKGLKLILENEVPKTVTVISTDQSKLDSILTNLIKNAIKYTESGMIKVGCMIQEDSLEFYVKDTGIGIPAERQQAIFERFIQADIVDKMARQGSGLGLAISRAYVEMLGGKIWVESEESKGSTFYFTLPCTSKPAAETIDRQPKPLEKINDVKKLKILIAEDDKPSRDFISIIVNDYSAEILEAGTGVETVNLCRNTQDLDVILIDIQMPEMNGYDATREIRKFNKKVVIIAQTAFALAGDMEKALEAGCDDYITKPILKGKLLSLLQKYFKNN; via the coding sequence ATGTACCTAAAAAAAGAGCTTTACTCGCTAATCCAGTCTGATGAAAGCCTTTTTGATTTTATTCAGGAAAGTTCATTAGACGGTTTATGGTATTGGGATTTGGAGAACCCCGAAAATGAATGGATGAACGCCAAATTCTGGACGGTTTTAGGCTATAATCCCGACGAAATGCCGCATAAATCAAGTGCTTGGCAAAATATTATAAATCAGGATGATTTAAAACTTGCATCAGATAACTTTACCAAACACTGCGAGAACCCAAATTTTCCTTACGATCAGATTGTAAGATACACACATAAAAACGGCTCCACTGTATGGATACGCTGTCGCGGAATGGCAATTCGTGATAAAGATGGAAAGCCCATTCGAATGTTGGGTGCACATCAAGATCTAAGCGATATCAAAAATAGAGAACAAGAGCTTATAGAAGCGAGTGAAAAAGCCCGCGAAAGCCAAGAAAAATATCTCGCCTATTATAATAATTCACCACTTTCATATCAATCGTTGGATGAAAATGGGTGCTTTATTGACATTAACCCAATGTGGTCAAAAACGCTTGGCTATGAAAGAGATGAAGTGATTGGGAAATGGTATGGTGATTTTTTACATCCCGATTACGTGGAACATTTCAGGATGAATTTCCCTGCTTTCAAGAAACGCGGCTACATTTCTGACGTAGAATTTAAACTGAGAAGAAAAGATAATTCATACATTTATGTCTCATTTGAAGGTTGCGTTGGCTACACTCCCGAAGGAGATTTTAAACAAACCTATTGCGTTTTTAAAGATATTACGGAGCAAAAAGCCCTTGAAAATGCTATAATTGCAGCCAAAGAAAAAGCCGAAGAAAGCGAAGAAAAATATAAATTATTGCACGAAAATGCAGGAGTAGGAATTGGTTATTATAGTTCAGACGGAATTATTCTTTCATTTAATCAAATAGCAGCAAAGAACATGAATGGAATTCCCGAAGATTTTATCGGGAAATCAATTTTCGATTTGTTCCCAAAACAAAGTGCGGATTTCTATTTTAATCGGATTCAAAAAGCAATTGTTTCAAACCAATCAATGGTTTATGAAGATTTTGTTCAATTGCCGAACGAAGGAAAATGGTTTTTGAGCACATTTACAAAAATAGTGAATTCACAAAATAAAGTATTTGGTGTTCAAATTATCTCTCAAGACATTTCAGTATTGAAAAATACTGAAATAGAGTTGCAAAGAGCCAAAGAAGAAGCCGAAGAAAGCGAAAGAGAGTTGCAATTTAAAAATGAAGAATACGAAGCAATTAACGAAGAATTGCTACAGACGTATGGTGAATTATTTGTAGCTAAAGAAAAAGCTGAAGCAGGTGAAAGAGAGTTACAATGTAAAAGTGAAGAATACGAAGCAATTAACGAAGAATTGCGACTGACCAATAATGAATTGTTCTTAGCTAAAGAAAAAGCTGAAGCAGGCGAAAGAGAGTTACAATGTAAAAGTGAAGAATACGAAGCAATTAACGAAGAATTGCGACTGACCAATAATGAATTAATCGCAGCCAAAGAAAAAGCCGAAGAAAGCGAGACTCAAACCAAAAGTATTCTTCAAACTGCAATGGACGGTTTTTGGATTGTTGATATGGAATCTAGAATTATTGATGCTAATGAAATGGCATGTAAAATGTTGGGTTACTCCTATGAAGAAATGTTAGAATTGAGAATATCAGATATTGATTCCGTAGAAACTGGGGAGCAAACCCAAAAACGTATATTAGAGATTATTGAAAAAGGAGAAGCCAGATTTGAATCACAACATCGACGCAAGAATGGTAAAACAATAGATGTAGAATTGAGTGTTAAGATGCATCCTGCAAAAAATTTAGCGTTTGTTTTTATCCACGATATTACCAAACGGAAGAAAGCAGAGATTCATCTTCAGGAAATAAACGAAAATCTAATTCAAAAAAACGCGGAAATCAAATTAAACAACGAACGACTTGAAAGCCTGTTAAAAATTTCTCAATATTCTACAAATTCCATTCAGGAATTGTTAGATTTTGCACTTGAGGAAGCCATTAAATTAACCAACAGTAAAATCGGATATATCTATTTTTATCAGGAAACTACACGTCAGTTTATTTTGAATACATGGTCGAATGATGTAATGAAGGAATGCACTGTTATGAATCCGCAAACGGTTTATGATTTGGATAAAACCGGATGCTGGGGCGAGGCTGTGCGACAACGAAAACCCATTGTAATAAATAATTATCAAGAAGTTAATCCAATCAAAAAAGGCACTCCTGAAGGGCATGTTCAATTATTAAAATTCCTGACTATCCCGGTAATTATGGAAGGAAAAATTGTTGCAGTTGCAGGAGTTGCAAACAAAGATACAGATTATGACAATGCCGACATTCGCCAGCTAACGTTACTTATGGATAATGTCTGGAAGATTTCTGAAAAATTGGAATTGGTAAATAACTTGGAAAGAGCCAAAGAAAAAGCTGAAGAAAGCGAAAATAAATTGAAGAGTATATTTCGAGCGGCGCCCAACGGAATTGGCGTTTTAATAGACCGGACTTTCGTCGAAGTCAATCCTAAGGTCTGCGAAATGACTGGATATTCTTCAGATGAACTGTTGGGGCAGGACGCAAGATTTTTATACCCAACACAAGAAGACTATGAGTTTGTTGGCAGGGAAAAGTATAAGCAGATTGCCAAACACGGAACCGGAACAGTTGAAACACGCTGGCAACGTAAAGATGGCAAAATTCTGGATGTTCTTTTGAGTTCTACTCCCTTGGATTCCAATGATTTGTCAAAAGGAGTAACCTTTACAGTGCTTGATATTTCCAAACAGAAAGCCGCACAAAGCGAACTACAGAAACTTTCGAGTGCTGTAACCCAGAGTCCCGATTCGATTATAATTACCGACAAGGAGGGAAAAATTGATTATGTGAACCCAAAATTCACGCAATTAACCGGTTATGAAAAGGAAGAAGTTCTCGGCAAAAATCCGCGTATTTTAAAATCGGGAGAGCAACCGGAATCTTATTATAAAGAACTTTGGGATACAATTTTAGCAGGTAACGACTGGCACGGAGATTTACTTAATAAAAAGAAAAATGGTGAGCTTTTTTGGGAAAGCGCCAACATCTCTCCGTTGGTGAACCATGAGGGAGAAATCACCCATTTTGTAAGTGTAAAAGAAGACATTACGGAAAGGAAAAAAAACGAAGAGTTATTAAAACACCATTCTGAACTTCAGCAAATTCTTTTAAAAATTGCTTCTGAATATATTCATGTTCGTTTAGACGACTTCGAAAAATCGGTAAATGAATCCCTTGAAGAGATGGGCAGGTTTGCAAAGGCTGATCGCGCATATATTTTTGAATATAATTGGGGAAAAGAGCAATTAACCAATACGCATGAATGGTGTGCTGAAAATATTATTCCGCAAAAAAATGTACTTCAGAATTTACCTGTACAAAATCTTCCTATTTTGGTAGAAAAGCATCTACAGGGAGAAGATGTCTTTATATCCGATATTAATTCCCTTCCTGAAGACAGCAATCTTCGTAGAATAATGAAAGAACAAGAGATAAAAAGCCTGATTACGTTACCTATGATGGATGGTAAAGATTGTATTGGATTTGTGGGATTCGACTGGGTAAAAAGCCAACATGAATATTCTGATGAAGAAAAGTTATTGTTGAGCCTTTTTGCGCAAATGCTGGTAAATGTAAAAAGCCGGTTAACCCTAGAACAAAATCTGATTATTGAAAAAGAAAAAGCCGAAGAAAGCGACCGGTTAAAATCGGCATTTCTGGCAAATATGAGCCACGAAATACGCACCCCAATGAATGGCATACTTGGGTTTACTGAATTGTTGCTTGATCCTGACCTAACCAGCGAAGAAAAAGAGGAATACATAAGCATTGTAAAACAGAGCGGGCAGCGAATGTTGAACACAGTTAATGACATAGTGGAAATCTCGAGAATCGAAGCAGGTATTGTTACCGTTGTTTTAAAAGAAGTTGATGTTCAGCAACGACTTGCTGAAATTATACGGTTTTTTACTACCGAAGCCATTAACAAAGGGTTGAAATTGATTTTGGAAAATGAGGTGCCAAAAACAGTTACCGTAATTTCTACCGACCAAAGTAAACTGGATTCCATCCTTACTAACCTGATTAAAAATGCCATAAAATATACCGAATCAGGAATGATAAAAGTGGGTTGTATGATTCAGGAAGACAGCTTGGAATTTTACGTAAAAGATACAGGTATCGGTATTCCCGCCGAACGGCAGCAAGCCATTTTTGAGCGTTTTATCCAAGCTGATATCGTTGATAAAATGGCAAGGCAGGGCTCCGGTTTGGGATTAGCCATTTCTAGAGCTTATGTGGAAATGCTCGGTGGCAAAATATGGGTGGAAAGCGAAGAGAGCAAAGGCTCCACATTCTATTTTACATTGCCATGCACAAGCAAACCGGCTGCGGAAACCATTGACCGCCAACCTAAACCTTTAGAGAAAATCAACGATGTTAAAAAACTAAAAATTCTAATTGCCGAAGACGATAAACCCTCAAGGGATTTTATTTCGATTATAGTAAATGATTATAGTGCGGAGATACTGGAAGCCGGAACAGGAGTTGAAACGGTTAACCTTTGTCGCAACACCCAAGACCTTGATGTCATACTTATAGATATTCAAATGCCTGAAATGAACGGCTACGACGCCACCCGTGAAATCCGTAAATTCAATAAAAAGGTTGTTATAATTGCCCAAACGGCTTTCGCACTAGCGGGAGACATGGAAAAAGCGCTGGAAGCCGGATGCGATGACTATATTACAAAACCAATTTTGAAAGGTAAATTACTTTCACTATTACAAAAGTATTTCAAAAATAATTAA
- a CDS encoding sodium-dependent transporter, whose translation MQDERGLWSSKFGFIMAAAGSAIGLGNIWRYPYIVGENGGAAFVVLYLIFILLIGLPYMLAEFSLGRATQLNAVGAIDKVKPGTKWRIAGFMGIITSIGILSFYGVIAGWTFGFIFKTLVGDSSDFGAFIANPLIEIGLYAAFILMTTLIVYKGVASGIEKWSKILMPVLLLIIIGLIIYANLLPGSSAGLEFYLLPDFSKITFKTVLAALGQAFFSLSLGLGLMVTFGSYIPKSTDIFSAAIIIALTDAAIAIMAGLIIFPALFAMGENPASGPALVFIVFPQLFMQMPGGAIVGAFFFVLLSIAALTSTMSLLEVPVSYLVDQKKLRRSKIVWLVAAFVFVVGLPSALSQGSVDFFTNFGLIPLSLSPPDFLSQMSFIFGDMFLTIGALILCIFIAWVWGADKAARELEIGSPLFAKFAPLWKILIKYLIPIVVFVILLGIFKISGV comes from the coding sequence ATGCAAGACGAACGTGGGCTTTGGAGTTCGAAATTTGGATTTATAATGGCGGCGGCAGGCTCTGCAATTGGTTTGGGCAATATCTGGCGCTATCCGTATATCGTTGGCGAAAATGGTGGCGCCGCATTCGTAGTGCTATATCTCATCTTCATTCTGCTTATTGGTTTGCCCTACATGTTGGCTGAATTCTCGCTCGGCAGAGCCACTCAACTCAACGCCGTCGGTGCAATTGACAAAGTCAAACCCGGCACCAAATGGCGAATCGCCGGATTTATGGGCATCATCACAAGTATCGGGATTTTATCTTTTTACGGTGTAATTGCAGGTTGGACGTTCGGCTTCATTTTCAAAACTCTCGTCGGCGACTCAAGCGATTTCGGGGCTTTTATTGCCAATCCGCTAATCGAAATCGGGCTGTACGCCGCATTTATCTTGATGACAACGCTCATCGTTTACAAAGGAGTCGCAAGCGGCATCGAAAAGTGGTCGAAAATCCTAATGCCGGTGCTTTTGCTGATTATCATCGGGCTTATCATTTATGCCAATTTATTGCCGGGCTCATCCGCCGGATTGGAATTTTACCTTCTCCCCGACTTTTCGAAAATCACTTTTAAGACCGTGCTCGCAGCTCTTGGGCAGGCGTTTTTTTCCTTAAGTTTGGGATTGGGACTGATGGTCACTTTCGGCAGTTACATTCCCAAAAGTACAGATATATTTTCCGCAGCAATCATCATAGCGCTCACAGATGCAGCCATAGCAATTATGGCAGGATTAATTATTTTCCCGGCACTATTTGCAATGGGCGAAAACCCCGCATCGGGTCCGGCGCTTGTATTCATCGTATTTCCGCAGCTATTCATGCAAATGCCGGGCGGAGCAATCGTTGGCGCCTTTTTCTTCGTTTTGCTTTCGATTGCAGCGCTCACCTCGACCATGTCATTGCTCGAAGTGCCGGTGTCCTACTTAGTTGACCAAAAGAAGCTGAGACGCTCCAAAATTGTGTGGCTCGTAGCGGCATTTGTTTTCGTCGTCGGATTGCCATCGGCGCTGTCGCAAGGTTCGGTGGACTTCTTCACCAATTTCGGGCTAATCCCACTCAGCTTGTCGCCACCCGATTTCTTGAGCCAAATGAGCTTCATTTTCGGCGATATGTTCCTGACAATCGGCGCCCTGATACTGTGCATTTTCATAGCTTGGGTGTGGGGAGCTGACAAAGCCGCCCGCGAACTCGAAATCGGCAGCCCCCTATTCGCAAAGTTCGCCCCACTCTGGAAAATTCTAATCAAATATCTAATCCCAATCGTAGTCTTCGTCATTCTGCTCGGCATCTTCAAAATATCGGGGGTGTAA
- a CDS encoding T9SS type A sorting domain-containing protein: MLHAQTYYVDVNLGDDNAVGSFSNPWGNIDTAINRLNTGDTLFIRGGDYTSYGQITFQKNGTSTQPIVISGYQNEYPLVQGFTIGYSSWLEIKKIDFKGPQTLPVGWLDMPNIVIDNPAVNTNDTITWSSPGFRVDSILTKYSSYANFFNYAWNTNPTWESNASYGLNIVDCQNIEIIANKFSLHTYGIRIRNNSKYININQNEFTHCLDAIAGYCDVGSYQYSFGFSSITNNDITQSLRNGIMLNYGANNNLIDNNIVTYSGQNHISTFNLDILSDSAGYNTVSNNFVAYGGYYADFMKFPGPSGISLHSPGPGTKAIGNYIAYQVTNAYRKTNLIDGNGLISDNNPHGSEFINNVCFRPMGNGFSIVKAKNNTFVHNTVIHAGYGDPTSLNNGMAIKIVESGDTNNVIYNNIFTNAERGGIYSQHPTFSSQTAIDYNLYYGISPFAADSFYTGGMYNTIPYEINGLNIKPDITDSLGNISNTSPAILAGNGLYSYPTDKIGTSRNSSQPTIGAYENSYVLGIEDVFEDKKEYRVYPNPATNILIVPPLLSSKTNLNELFKLYSLNGVLVYQKSISTSEVNFIRLDTLNSGTYIYQYGAASGKIIKQ; this comes from the coding sequence ATGTTGCACGCTCAAACCTACTATGTTGATGTCAACTTAGGGGATGACAATGCTGTGGGAAGTTTCTCCAATCCTTGGGGAAATATTGACACTGCGATAAACCGCCTAAATACTGGTGACACCTTATTCATCAGAGGTGGGGATTACACGAGTTATGGTCAAATAACATTTCAAAAAAATGGTACTTCAACACAGCCGATTGTCATAAGTGGCTATCAAAATGAATACCCATTGGTTCAAGGTTTTACAATAGGTTATAGTTCTTGGCTTGAAATAAAAAAAATAGACTTCAAAGGCCCTCAAACGCTTCCTGTTGGTTGGCTTGATATGCCGAATATTGTAATTGACAATCCTGCTGTAAACACAAACGACACAATCACATGGTCAAGTCCAGGGTTTAGAGTTGATAGCATTTTAACCAAATATTCCTCTTATGCAAATTTCTTTAATTATGCATGGAATACTAATCCTACATGGGAAAGCAATGCCAGTTATGGTTTAAATATTGTGGATTGTCAAAATATAGAAATCATTGCAAACAAGTTTTCACTTCACACATACGGTATCAGAATCCGAAATAACTCAAAGTATATTAATATCAATCAAAATGAATTTACTCATTGCTTAGATGCTATTGCAGGTTATTGTGATGTTGGAAGTTACCAATATAGTTTTGGCTTTTCGAGCATTACGAATAATGATATAACTCAAAGTCTACGAAATGGAATAATGTTGAATTATGGAGCAAACAACAATCTGATTGATAATAATATTGTTACCTACTCAGGTCAAAATCATATTAGTACATTTAATCTTGATATTCTAAGTGATTCGGCAGGATATAATACTGTTTCAAACAATTTTGTTGCCTACGGTGGTTATTATGCCGACTTTATGAAGTTTCCTGGTCCTTCAGGAATTAGTTTGCACTCACCTGGACCTGGAACCAAAGCAATAGGTAATTATATCGCCTATCAAGTTACCAACGCTTATAGAAAAACGAATTTAATTGACGGAAACGGTTTAATTTCTGATAATAACCCACACGGCTCTGAGTTTATTAACAATGTTTGCTTCAGACCCATGGGTAATGGATTTTCAATAGTCAAAGCAAAAAATAACACTTTCGTTCATAATACTGTGATCCATGCTGGCTATGGTGACCCAACTTCACTTAACAACGGAATGGCTATAAAAATTGTTGAAAGTGGAGACACAAACAATGTGATTTACAACAACATTTTTACAAATGCTGAAAGAGGCGGAATTTATTCTCAGCATCCAACTTTTTCTAGCCAAACAGCAATCGATTACAATCTTTATTATGGGATATCTCCTTTTGCGGCTGACAGTTTCTATACAGGCGGTATGTACAATACAATTCCATATGAAATCAATGGTTTAAACATTAAACCAGATATTACAGACAGTCTTGGAAACATCTCAAACACTTCTCCCGCTATTCTAGCAGGAAACGGTCTGTACTCTTACCCAACCGACAAAATTGGGACTTCAAGAAATTCATCCCAACCAACTATCGGTGCATATGAAAACTCGTACGTTTTAGGAATTGAGGATGTTTTTGAAGATAAAAAGGAATATCGTGTTTACCCAAATCCAGCAACTAACATCTTGATTGTACCACCATTATTGAGCAGTAAAACTAATTTGAATGAACTTTTTAAACTTTATTCGTTAAACGGAGTGCTTGTCTATCAAAAATCCATTAGCACTAGTGAAGTGAACTTTATACGACTGGACACATTGAATAGTGGTACTTATATTTATCAATATGGAGCAGCGTCTGGTAAAATCATTAAGCAATGA